One Desulfomicrobium escambiense DSM 10707 DNA segment encodes these proteins:
- a CDS encoding mercuric reductase, translated as MSETAHRNATMEPRDEHNQRLLSLVHPHDWTNPAPKSRYNLVVVGAGTAGLVCAAGAAGLGARVALVERDFLGGDCLNFGCVPSKALLAAARAVAAVRGAGEFGVRVSGEVEVDFGKVMERMRRLRADIAPNDSARRFRDLGVDVFLGQGRFLDAHTLEVGGARLSFAKAVIATGARAAAPAMEGMDGLPYLTNETVFSLTGLPRRLAVIGAGPIGCELAQAFARFGSEVLLFESARGVLPREDREAAAIVRAALLQDGVKILGCGKSQKASAAEGGGIRLQSAGEGGGIRLQSAGEGCDVVVDEVLAAAGRRPNVEGLGLEEAGVEYSDKGVRVDDHLRTTNPDIFAAGDVCSPYQFTHAADFMARTVLRNALFRSRARASALTIPWCTYTDPELARVGLTEAEARERGVAVETFTRELAHVDRSILEGRTDGIVRIHVRKGTDRIVGATVVAENAGDLIAEISLAMTNGIGMGRIANTIHPYPTRAEAIRQAGDAYNRGRLTPLVRWLFGKWLSWTL; from the coding sequence ATGTCTGAGACCGCGCACCGCAATGCGACCATGGAGCCCCGGGACGAGCACAACCAAAGGCTTTTGTCCCTGGTCCACCCCCATGACTGGACCAATCCCGCACCCAAGTCCCGCTACAACCTCGTGGTCGTCGGGGCGGGCACGGCCGGGCTGGTCTGTGCGGCCGGCGCGGCCGGGCTCGGGGCCAGGGTGGCTCTGGTGGAACGGGACTTTCTCGGCGGCGACTGCCTGAATTTCGGCTGCGTCCCGTCCAAGGCGCTGCTGGCCGCGGCGCGCGCCGTCGCCGCGGTCCGCGGAGCCGGGGAGTTCGGCGTGCGCGTCTCCGGGGAAGTGGAGGTCGATTTCGGGAAAGTCATGGAGCGCATGCGCCGGCTGCGCGCCGACATCGCGCCCAACGATTCGGCCCGGCGCTTCCGGGACCTGGGCGTGGACGTGTTCCTGGGGCAGGGGCGTTTCCTGGACGCGCACACGCTTGAAGTCGGCGGGGCGCGCCTGTCCTTCGCCAAGGCCGTCATCGCCACGGGGGCGCGCGCCGCGGCCCCGGCCATGGAGGGCATGGACGGCCTGCCGTACCTGACCAACGAGACGGTTTTTTCCCTCACCGGGCTTCCCCGCCGGCTGGCCGTCATCGGCGCCGGCCCCATCGGCTGCGAGCTGGCGCAGGCCTTCGCCCGTTTCGGCTCCGAGGTGCTGCTGTTCGAGTCCGCGCGCGGCGTCCTGCCCAGGGAGGACCGCGAGGCGGCCGCCATCGTGCGCGCGGCGCTGCTGCAGGACGGGGTGAAAATTCTGGGCTGCGGCAAGAGCCAGAAGGCCTCGGCCGCCGAGGGCGGCGGGATCAGGCTGCAGTCGGCGGGCGAGGGCGGCGGGATCAGGCTGCAGTCGGCGGGCGAGGGCTGCGACGTGGTCGTGGACGAGGTGCTGGCGGCCGCCGGGCGAAGGCCCAACGTCGAGGGGCTGGGTCTGGAGGAGGCGGGGGTGGAGTACTCGGACAAGGGCGTCCGGGTGGACGACCACCTGCGCACCACCAACCCCGACATCTTCGCCGCCGGAGATGTCTGCTCACCCTACCAGTTCACCCACGCCGCGGACTTCATGGCCCGCACAGTCCTTCGCAACGCCCTGTTCAGGAGCCGGGCCAGGGCCAGCGCCCTGACCATCCCCTGGTGCACCTACACCGACCCGGAGCTGGCCCGTGTTGGGCTGACCGAGGCGGAGGCCAGGGAAAGGGGCGTGGCCGTCGAGACCTTCACCCGGGAACTGGCCCACGTCGACCGCTCCATCCTCGAAGGCCGCACCGACGGCATCGTGCGCATCCATGTGCGCAAGGGCACGGACAGGATCGTCGGCGCAACCGTCGTGGCCGAAAACGCCGGCGACCTCATCGCGGAAATCTCCCTGGCCATGACCAATGGGATCGGCATGGGCCGCATCGCAAACACCATCCACCCCTATCCCACCCGCGCCGAGGCCATCCGCCAGGCGGGCGACGCGTACAACAGAGGCAGGCTCACGCCGCTGGTCAGGTGGCTGTTCGGGAAATGGCTGTCCTGGACCTTGTGA
- a CDS encoding YitT family protein: MFVSQTSTEATKRTRFDFTYSVRWNLLLITAGAILYSFAMKAVALPQQFIPGGFFGVGSIIYYTTGWLSPGIFFFLLNLPAFVLGWTKLSPRFVLYSLYAMVATSVCYELIDATLDIHEQLYAAVACGVLNGLGGGLILRSLGSGGGLDIIAVWLFQNFNIGVGKVYFAFNAALYLFCLAIMPIDQVIVSLIMVFISSVMVEHTLSLFSQRKVVFIVSDHSEAIAQTILDSMKQSATFLRGMGAFTKREKNVLMTVINNIQLKKLEQITFTHDPHALFIVENTFSVLGSSFSKRKIY, from the coding sequence ATGTTCGTTTCACAGACATCGACTGAGGCCACGAAACGCACCAGATTCGATTTCACCTACTCCGTCCGCTGGAATCTGCTACTGATCACCGCCGGCGCCATCCTCTACTCCTTCGCCATGAAGGCCGTTGCCCTGCCTCAGCAATTCATACCCGGCGGGTTCTTCGGCGTGGGCTCGATCATCTACTACACCACAGGCTGGCTCTCGCCGGGCATATTCTTCTTCCTGCTGAACCTGCCCGCCTTTGTCCTGGGCTGGACCAAGCTGAGCCCGCGCTTCGTTCTCTACAGCCTCTACGCCATGGTGGCGACATCGGTCTGTTACGAACTTATCGACGCAACCCTGGACATCCACGAGCAACTTTACGCGGCAGTGGCCTGCGGGGTGCTCAACGGCCTCGGGGGCGGGCTCATCCTGCGCTCCCTGGGCTCGGGCGGCGGACTCGACATCATCGCGGTCTGGCTCTTCCAGAATTTCAACATCGGCGTCGGCAAGGTCTATTTCGCCTTCAACGCGGCCCTGTATCTCTTCTGCCTGGCCATCATGCCCATCGACCAGGTCATCGTTTCGCTGATCATGGTCTTCATTTCCTCGGTCATGGTCGAGCACACGCTGTCCCTGTTCTCCCAGCGCAAGGTCGTGTTCATCGTTTCCGACCATTCCGAGGCCATCGCCCAGACCATCCTGGACTCCATGAAGCAGAGCGCCACGTTCCTGCGGGGCATGGGCGCCTTCACCAAGCGCGAGAAAAACGTCCTCATGACCGTGATCAACAACATCCAGCTCAAGAAGCTCGAACAAATCACCTTCACCCACGATCCCCACGCCCTGTTCATCGTCGAAAACACCTTTTCCGTGCTGGGATCGAGCTTCTCCAAGCGCAAGATCTACTGA